The Populus nigra chromosome 19, ddPopNigr1.1, whole genome shotgun sequence genome includes a window with the following:
- the LOC133680366 gene encoding protein LAZ1-like isoform X2 translates to MLYDISHLREKQAMKYLQDLIVYYLLTFSIPLWDTLIAGAFVLVSLSLSFYLLFEHLSAYRNPEEQKFLIGVILMVPCYAVESFVSLLDPSISVDIEILRDCYESFAMYCFGRYLVACLGGEERTIEFLEREGRSSSKAPLLEHNHERGIIKHPFPMNYIFKPWKLGQWFYQVVKFGIVQYMLIKSLTAVLAVLLEAFGVYCEGDFKLRCGYPYMAVVLNFSQSWALYCLVQFYTAIKDELAHIKPLYKFLTFKSIVFLTWWQGVAIALLYSLGLFKSPIAQGLQFKSSIQDFVICIEFNRSMYPSSTDGHCFYCSSVCVPCQAL, encoded by the exons ATGCTGTATGATATTTCGCATTTGAGAGAGAAGCAGGCGATGAAGTATTTACAGGATCTCATAGTTTATTATCTTTTGACATTCTCAATTCCCTTATGGGATACTTTGATTGCTGGTGCTTTTGTACTTGTATCCTTGTCTTTGTCTTTCTACCTCTTGTTCGAGCATCTTTCCGCGTACAGGAATCCTGAG GAGCAGAAGTTTTTGATCGGGGTTATCCTTATGGTTCCTTGCTATGCTGTAGAATCG TTTGTTTCATTGCTGGATCCGTCGATTAGTGTTGATATCGAAATACTGCGGGATTGCTATGAATCATTTGCTATGTATTGCTTTGGAAGATACCTTGTGGCTTGCTTAG GTGGGGAAGAAAGAACTATTGAGTTTTTGGAAAGAGAAGGTCGCTCAAGTTCTAAGGCACCCCTTTTAGAACATAATCATGAAAGGGGAATTATAAAACACCCTTTTCCAATGAATTATATCTTTAAACCATGGAAGCTTGGTCAGTGGTTTTACCAAGTTGTAAAGTTCGGTATTGTTCAATAT ATGTTAATAAAGTCTTTGACGGCAGTTTTAGCAGTACTTCTTGAAGCCTTTGGTGTATATTGTGAAGGAGATTTTAAATTGAGATGCGG GTATCCTTACATGGCGGTGGTTCTAAATTTCAGTCAATCTTGGGCTTTGTACTGTTTGGTGCAATTTTACACTGCCATAAAGGATGAACTGGCTCACATAAAACCTTTATACAAGTTCCTGACGTTTAAATCAATTGTATTTTTGACTTGGTGGCAAGGAGTGGCAATTGCTCTTCTCTACTCTCTTGGTTTATTCAAAAGTCCTATAGCTCAAGGCTTGCAATTTAAGTCAAGTATCCAAGACTTCGTCATTTGTATAGAG tttaacaGGTCAATGTATCCATCCAGCACAGATGGGCATTGCTTCTATTGTTCATCTGTATGTGTTCCCTGCCAAGCCTTATGA
- the LOC133679698 gene encoding uncharacterized protein LOC133679698 — MENTSMLREWFERVDSEKTGNITATQLKSALAVGNLEFPLSVVQQMIRMYDFDRNGTMSFDEFVGLNKFLLKVQQAFSDHERGLGYLVPDDVYKGLVKIGFSLDSPSFYTVCESFDQKKNGKIRLDDFICLCIFVQSARNLFNSFDTTKQGRVTLDFNQLVYCTANCRI; from the exons ATGGAGAACACGAGTATGCTAAGAGAATGGTTCGAGCGAGTTGACTCTGAGAAAACTGGAAACATCACTGCAACTCAGCTCAAG AGTGCCCTTGCTGTTGGTAATCTTGAATTCCCTCTCTCTGTTGTCCAGCAAATGATCAG GATGTATGATTTTGATAGGAATGGAACTATGAGTTTTGATG AATTTGTTGGGCTTAATAAGTTCCTTTTAAAG GTTCAACAAGCTTTCTCGGATCACGAGAG GGGCCTTGGATATCTTGTTCCTGATGATGTCTACAAG GGATTGGTGAAGATTGGTTTCTCATTGGACTCTCCTTCTTTTTACACAGTTTGTGAG AGCTTTGACCAAAAGAAGAATGGAAAAATTCGTCTAGATGACTTCATATGTCTCTGCATCTTTGTACAGTCTGCTCG GaatctttttaattcatttgatACAACAAAGCAAGGCAGAGTTACTCTTGATTTCAATCAGTTGGTGTACTGTA CTGCAAATTGTAGAATATGA
- the LOC133680366 gene encoding protein LAZ1-like isoform X4 has product MLYDISHLREKQAMKYLQDLIVYYLLTFSIPLWDTLIAGAFVLVSLSLSFYLLFEHLSAYRNPEEQKFLIGVILMVPCYAVESFVSLLDPSISVDIEILRDCYESFAMYCFGRYLVACLGGEERTIEFLEREGRSSSKAPLLEHNHERGIIKHPFPMNYIFKPWKLGQWFYQVVKFGIVQYMLIKSLTAVLAVLLEAFGVYCEGDFKLRCGYPYMAVVLNFSQSWALYCLVQFYTAIKDELAHIKPLYKFLTFKSIVFLTWWQGVAIALLYSLGLFKSPIAQGLQFKSSIQDFVICIEHRWALLLLFICMCSLPSLMS; this is encoded by the exons ATGCTGTATGATATTTCGCATTTGAGAGAGAAGCAGGCGATGAAGTATTTACAGGATCTCATAGTTTATTATCTTTTGACATTCTCAATTCCCTTATGGGATACTTTGATTGCTGGTGCTTTTGTACTTGTATCCTTGTCTTTGTCTTTCTACCTCTTGTTCGAGCATCTTTCCGCGTACAGGAATCCTGAG GAGCAGAAGTTTTTGATCGGGGTTATCCTTATGGTTCCTTGCTATGCTGTAGAATCG TTTGTTTCATTGCTGGATCCGTCGATTAGTGTTGATATCGAAATACTGCGGGATTGCTATGAATCATTTGCTATGTATTGCTTTGGAAGATACCTTGTGGCTTGCTTAG GTGGGGAAGAAAGAACTATTGAGTTTTTGGAAAGAGAAGGTCGCTCAAGTTCTAAGGCACCCCTTTTAGAACATAATCATGAAAGGGGAATTATAAAACACCCTTTTCCAATGAATTATATCTTTAAACCATGGAAGCTTGGTCAGTGGTTTTACCAAGTTGTAAAGTTCGGTATTGTTCAATAT ATGTTAATAAAGTCTTTGACGGCAGTTTTAGCAGTACTTCTTGAAGCCTTTGGTGTATATTGTGAAGGAGATTTTAAATTGAGATGCGG GTATCCTTACATGGCGGTGGTTCTAAATTTCAGTCAATCTTGGGCTTTGTACTGTTTGGTGCAATTTTACACTGCCATAAAGGATGAACTGGCTCACATAAAACCTTTATACAAGTTCCTGACGTTTAAATCAATTGTATTTTTGACTTGGTGGCAAGGAGTGGCAATTGCTCTTCTCTACTCTCTTGGTTTATTCAAAAGTCCTATAGCTCAAGGCTTGCAATTTAAGTCAAGTATCCAAGACTTCGTCATTTGTATAGAG CACAGATGGGCATTGCTTCTATTGTTCATCTGTATGTGTTCCCTGCCAAGCCTTATGAGCTAA
- the LOC133680366 gene encoding protein LAZ1-like isoform X3 translates to MLYDISHLREKQAMKYLQDLIVYYLLTFSIPLWDTLIAGAFVLVSLSLSFYLLFEHLSAYRNPEEQKFLIGVILMVPCYAVESFVSLLDPSISVDIEILRDCYESFAMYCFGRYLVACLGGEERTIEFLEREGRSSSKAPLLEHNHERGIIKHPFPMNYIFKPWKLGQWFYQVVKFGIVQYMLIKSLTAVLAVLLEAFGVYCEGDFKLRCGYPYMAVVLNFSQSWALYCLVQFYTAIKDELAHIKPLYKFLTFKSIVFLTWWQGVAIALLYSLGLFKSPIAQGLQFKSSIQDFVICIEVNVSIQHRWALLLLFICMCSLPSLMS, encoded by the exons ATGCTGTATGATATTTCGCATTTGAGAGAGAAGCAGGCGATGAAGTATTTACAGGATCTCATAGTTTATTATCTTTTGACATTCTCAATTCCCTTATGGGATACTTTGATTGCTGGTGCTTTTGTACTTGTATCCTTGTCTTTGTCTTTCTACCTCTTGTTCGAGCATCTTTCCGCGTACAGGAATCCTGAG GAGCAGAAGTTTTTGATCGGGGTTATCCTTATGGTTCCTTGCTATGCTGTAGAATCG TTTGTTTCATTGCTGGATCCGTCGATTAGTGTTGATATCGAAATACTGCGGGATTGCTATGAATCATTTGCTATGTATTGCTTTGGAAGATACCTTGTGGCTTGCTTAG GTGGGGAAGAAAGAACTATTGAGTTTTTGGAAAGAGAAGGTCGCTCAAGTTCTAAGGCACCCCTTTTAGAACATAATCATGAAAGGGGAATTATAAAACACCCTTTTCCAATGAATTATATCTTTAAACCATGGAAGCTTGGTCAGTGGTTTTACCAAGTTGTAAAGTTCGGTATTGTTCAATAT ATGTTAATAAAGTCTTTGACGGCAGTTTTAGCAGTACTTCTTGAAGCCTTTGGTGTATATTGTGAAGGAGATTTTAAATTGAGATGCGG GTATCCTTACATGGCGGTGGTTCTAAATTTCAGTCAATCTTGGGCTTTGTACTGTTTGGTGCAATTTTACACTGCCATAAAGGATGAACTGGCTCACATAAAACCTTTATACAAGTTCCTGACGTTTAAATCAATTGTATTTTTGACTTGGTGGCAAGGAGTGGCAATTGCTCTTCTCTACTCTCTTGGTTTATTCAAAAGTCCTATAGCTCAAGGCTTGCAATTTAAGTCAAGTATCCAAGACTTCGTCATTTGTATAGAG GTCAATGTATCCATCCAGCACAGATGGGCATTGCTTCTATTGTTCATCTGTATGTGTTCCCTGCCAAGCCTTATGAGCTAA
- the LOC133680367 gene encoding uncharacterized protein LOC133680367, whose protein sequence is MEKKLCLRNKYWVLRHGKSIPNEKGLIVSSMENGIKEEYQLADEGVGQAQLAGALFLKELKERNIPLESVRICYSPFARTSHTAKVVASVLNIPFEGPQCKMMGDLRERYFGPSFELFSHDKYPEIWALDEKDPFTRPEDGESVNDVATRLESALAIIESEFQGCAVLIVSHGDPLQILQTVLNATKQNAESSSNDLASIIQAVKVPSVLSQHRKFALVTGELRPVE, encoded by the exons atggaaaaaaaattgtgtttgagAAACAAATATTGGGTTTTAAGGCATGGAAAGAGCATTCCTAATGAAAAGGGTCTCATTGTTTCCTCTATG GAAAATGGGATCAAGGAAGAATACCAATTAGCAGATGAAGGTGTTGGTCAGGCACAGTTGGCTGGAGCATTGTTCCTTAAG gaattgaaagaaagaaacataccACTTGAAAGTGTTCGCATCTGCTACTCTCCATTTGCAAGAACAAGCCACACTGCCAAAGTTGTTGCATCTGTTTTGAATATTCCTTTTGAAGGTCCTCAATGTAAA ATGATGGGAGATCTTCGAGAACGCTATTTTGGTCCTTCATTTGAACTTTTTTCACATGATAAG TATCCTGAGATATGGGCACTTGATGAGAAAGATCCATTCACTCGACCAGAAGATGGAGAAAGTGTTAATGATGTCGCTACTAGACTTGAAAGTGCTCTGGCAATTATTGAGTCAGAATTTCAAGG GTGTGCAGTCTTGATTGTGAGCCATGGTGACCCCTTGCAAATCTTGCAAACAGTACTAAATGCAACCAAGCAAAACGCCGAGTCGTCCTCTAATGACTTGGCATCAATAATTCAAGCAGTCAAGGTCCCTTCTGTCTTGTCTCAGCACCGGAAATTTGCACTGGTTACTGGAGAACTTAGGCCGGTAGAATAA
- the LOC133680366 gene encoding protein LAZ1-like isoform X1, protein MLYDISHLREKQAMKYLQDLIVYYLLTFSIPLWDTLIAGAFVLVSLSLSFYLLFEHLSAYRNPEEQKFLIGVILMVPCYAVESFVSLLDPSISVDIEILRDCYESFAMYCFGRYLVACLGGEERTIEFLEREGRSSSKAPLLEHNHERGIIKHPFPMNYIFKPWKLGQWFYQVVKFGIVQYMLIKSLTAVLAVLLEAFGVYCEGDFKLRCGYPYMAVVLNFSQSWALYCLVQFYTAIKDELAHIKPLYKFLTFKSIVFLTWWQGVAIALLYSLGLFKSPIAQGLQFKSSIQDFVICIEMGIASIVHLYVFPAKPYELMGDRFPGSVAVLGDYVSVDCPVDPDEVRDSERPTKLRLPQPDIDVRSGMTIKESVRDVVVGGGGFIVNDVRFTVNQAVEPVEKGIIKFNEKLHRISQNMKQHNKDKRRTKDDSYIATSSPTRRVIRGIDDPLLNGSFSDTGVARGKKHHRRKSGYISGESGGESSSDQSYGAYQVRGRRWVTKD, encoded by the exons ATGCTGTATGATATTTCGCATTTGAGAGAGAAGCAGGCGATGAAGTATTTACAGGATCTCATAGTTTATTATCTTTTGACATTCTCAATTCCCTTATGGGATACTTTGATTGCTGGTGCTTTTGTACTTGTATCCTTGTCTTTGTCTTTCTACCTCTTGTTCGAGCATCTTTCCGCGTACAGGAATCCTGAG GAGCAGAAGTTTTTGATCGGGGTTATCCTTATGGTTCCTTGCTATGCTGTAGAATCG TTTGTTTCATTGCTGGATCCGTCGATTAGTGTTGATATCGAAATACTGCGGGATTGCTATGAATCATTTGCTATGTATTGCTTTGGAAGATACCTTGTGGCTTGCTTAG GTGGGGAAGAAAGAACTATTGAGTTTTTGGAAAGAGAAGGTCGCTCAAGTTCTAAGGCACCCCTTTTAGAACATAATCATGAAAGGGGAATTATAAAACACCCTTTTCCAATGAATTATATCTTTAAACCATGGAAGCTTGGTCAGTGGTTTTACCAAGTTGTAAAGTTCGGTATTGTTCAATAT ATGTTAATAAAGTCTTTGACGGCAGTTTTAGCAGTACTTCTTGAAGCCTTTGGTGTATATTGTGAAGGAGATTTTAAATTGAGATGCGG GTATCCTTACATGGCGGTGGTTCTAAATTTCAGTCAATCTTGGGCTTTGTACTGTTTGGTGCAATTTTACACTGCCATAAAGGATGAACTGGCTCACATAAAACCTTTATACAAGTTCCTGACGTTTAAATCAATTGTATTTTTGACTTGGTGGCAAGGAGTGGCAATTGCTCTTCTCTACTCTCTTGGTTTATTCAAAAGTCCTATAGCTCAAGGCTTGCAATTTAAGTCAAGTATCCAAGACTTCGTCATTTGTATAGAG ATGGGCATTGCTTCTATTGTTCATCTGTATGTGTTCCCTGCCAAGCCTTATGAGCTAATGGGAGACCGGTTTCCTGGAAGTGTTGCAGTTCTTGGAGATTATGTATCTGTTGATTGCCCCGTAGATCCTGATGAGGTTAGAGACAGTGAGCGGCCAACAAAGTTACGCCTTCCTCAACCTGACATTGATGTTAGGAGTGGAATGACCATAAAAGAAAGTGTACGAGATGTTGTCGTTGGTGGTGGTGGATTT ATTGTGAATGATGTGAGGTTCACTGTAAACCAAGCAGTGGAGCCTGTGGAGAAGGGAATTATAAAGTTCAACGAGAAACTGCATAGGATTTCTCAAAATATGAAGCAGCACAACAAAGACAAGAGAAGAACAAAGGATGATAGTTACATAGCAACATCTTCACCCACACGGAGGGTCATTCGTGGAATTGATGACCCTCTTTTAAATGGGAGCTTCAGTGACACTGGGGTAGCAAGGGGGAAGAAGCACCACCGCAGGAAATCAGGATATATCAGTGGAGAAAGCGGGGGAGAAAGTAGCAGCGATCAAAGCTATGGTGCTTATCAGGTCAGGGGTCGTAGATGGGTCACTAAAGATTAG
- the LOC133680552 gene encoding cytochrome c1-2, heme protein, mitochondrial-like — MAGGGVIHQLLRRKLQSHSGATSVLSSFTSKKVHGDAGSVGMKSLRAFALFGAGLSGFLSFASVASADEAEHGLECPSYPWPHKGILSSYHHSSIRRGQQVYQQVCASCHSMSLISYRDLVGVAYTEEETKAMAAEIEVVDGPNDEGEMFTRPGKLSDRFPQPYANEQAARFANGGAYPPDLSLITKARHNGQNYVFALLTGYRDPPAGVSIREGLHYNPYFPGGAIAMPKMLIDGAVEYEDGTPATEAQMGKDVVSFLSWAAEPEMEERKLMGFKWIFVLSLALLQAAYYRRLKWSVLKSRKLVLDVVN; from the exons ATGGCTGGAGGAGGGGTGATCCACCAGCTTCTGAGGAGAAAACTTCAGTCACACTCTGGT GCCACTTCAGTTTTATCTTCCTTCACTTCAAAAAAAGTTCATGGTGATGCTGGATCCGTGGGTATGAAGTCCCTAAGAGCGTTTGCATTATTTGGAGCTGGACTTTCAGGGTTTTTGAGTTTTGCATCAGTAGCATCTGCGGATGAGGCTGAACATGGGTTAGAGTGTCCAAGCTATCCTTGGCCACACAAAGGGATTCTAAGTTCATATCACCACTCTTC GATTCGTCGTGGTCAGCAGGTTTACCAGCAAGTATGTGCATCTTGCCACTCCATGTCCCTGATTTCATATCGTGATTTGGTGGGTGTTGCATATACAGAAGAGGAGACCAAGGCTATGGCGGCAGAGATTGAGGTGGTTGATGGACCTAATGATGAGGGTGAGATGTTTACTCGTCCGGGTAAACTCAGTGACCGTTTTCCTCAGCCATATGCGAATGAACAAGCAGCTAGATTTGCTAATGGAGGAGCATATCCTCCAGATTTAAGTCTTATTACAAAA GCTCGTCACAATGGTCAAAACTATGTGTTCGCTCTTTTAACTGGTTATCGTGATCCTCCTGCTGGTGTTTCG ATCCGAGAGGGTTTGCACTACAATCCTTACTTTCCTGGGGGAGCTATTGCCATGCCAAAGATGCTCATTGATGGTGCTGTTGAGTATGAAGATGGTACCCCTGCAACAGAAGCTCAG ATGGGAAAAGATGTTGTGTCGTTTTTGTCATGGGCTGCAGAACCAGAAATGGAAGAGAGGAAACTG ATGGGTTTTAAGTGGATATTTGTACTCTCCTTGGCGTTGCTTCAAGCTGCATATTACCGGCGTTTGAAGTGGTCTGTTCTCAAGTCTCGCAAGCTGGTTCTTGATGTTGTCAATTAG
- the LOC133679396 gene encoding CEN-like protein 2, with protein sequence MANLSDPLVVGRVIGDVIDYFTPNVKMTVTYNSNKQVYNGHELFPSAVTHKPKVEVHGGDMRSFFTLVMTDPDVPGPSDPYLREHLHWIVTDIPGTTDATFGREVVNYEMPRPNIGIHRFVYLLFRQKGRQTVSTPSSRDKFNTRKFAEENELDLPVAAVFFNSQRETAARRR encoded by the exons aTGGCAAATCTGTCGGATCCTCTTGTGGTTGGGAGAGTGATTGGAGATGTAATTGATTATTTCACTCCAAATGTGAAAATGACTGTCACTTATAACTCCAACAAGCAGGTTTATAATGGCCACGAGCTTTTCCCATCTGCTGTCACTCATAAACCTAAAGTTGAGGTCCATGGTGGTGATATGAGATCTTTTTTCACCCTG GTCATGACAGACCCAGATGTTCCAGGACCTAGTGATCCATACCTGAGGGAGCACCTACactg GATAGTAACTGATATCCCAGGCACTACAGATGCCACATTCG GAAGGGAAGTGGTGAACTATGAGATGCCAAGGCCTAACATCGGGATCCACAGGTTTGTTTACCTTCTTTTCAGGCAGAAAGGAAGACAAACAGTGAGCACACCATCCTCAAGGGACAAATTTAACACGAGGAAATTTGCTGAAGAAAATGAGCTTGACCTGCCGGTAGCAGCTGTCTTCTTCAATTCTCAAAGGGAAACAGCTGCAAGGAGACGTTGA
- the LOC133680364 gene encoding SEC1 family transport protein SLY1-like, with protein MALNLRQKQAECIIRMLNLNQPLNATGTANEEVYKILIYDKFCQNILSPLIHVKDLRKHGVTLYFLIDKDRKPVHDVPAVYFVQPSQVNVQRIVADASRSLYDSLHLNFSSSIPRPLLEDLASGTLNSESIDKILKVHDQYLEFVTLEHNLFSLAQKFCYVQLNDPSAGDREIEEIVEKVASGLFCVLATLAVVPVIRCPSGGPAEMVASVLDQKLRDHLLSKNNLFTEGGGFASSFQRPVLCIFDRHFELSVGIQHDFRYLPLVHDVLGLRLNRLSVPGEKGGMRSYELDSSDPFWVANGSLEFPEVAVEIETQLNKYKKDVDEVNRRTGGTDGAEFDGTDLIGNTKHLMNAVNSLPELTERKQVIDKHTNIATVLLGEIKERSLDSYAKKENDMMVRGGIDRNELLGVLRGKGTKMDKLRFAIIYLICSESINPSEVEAIETSLRESEVDTCAFQYVKKMKSLNVSLASSNSASRSNIVDWAEKLYGQSISAVTAGVKNLLSSDRQLALTRIVEALMEGRPNPDVDSYLVFDPRAPKSGSGTSGSHLKGPFKEAIVFMIGGGNYMEYASLQEFAQRQQPVKHVIYGTTEILTGIEFVEQLTVLGQKMGLGSTVASPAPTL; from the exons ATGGCTCTCAATCTGCGTCAAAAACAAGCGG AATGTATAATCCGGATGCTAAATCTGAACCAACCTTTGAATGCAACTGGTACTGCTAATGAAGAGGTTTACAAGATCTTGATCTATgataaattttgtcaaaatatattatctcCATTGATTCATGTCAAGGATCTGAGAAAACATGGGGTTACTCTTTATTTCCTTATTGACAAGGATCGAAAGCCTGTCCATGATGTCCCTGCTGTGTACTTTGTTCAACCAAGTCAAGTTAATGTTCAGAGGATTGTTGCTGATGCGTCACGCTCGCTTTATGATAGCTTGCACCTTAATTTTTCATCATCTATTCCTCGTCCGCTTCTTGAGGATCTTGCATCAGGGACATTGAATTCGGAGTCCATAGATAAGATTTTGAAGGTGCATGACCAGTATTTGGAGTTTGTGACTTTGGAGCATAACTTGTTTTCGTTGGCGCAGAAGTTTTGTTATGTTCAGTTGAATGATCCATCTGCTGGTGATAGAGAGATTGAGGAGATTGTTGAGAAGGTTGCTAGTGGGTTATTTTGTGTGTTGGCAACACTCGCTGTTGTGCCAGTTATTAGGTGTCCAAGTGGAGGGCCAGCAGAGATGGTGGCGTCGGTGTTAGATCAGAAGTTGAGAGATCATTTATTGTCAAAGAACAATTTGTTTACAGAAGGTGGGGGTTTTGCGAGCTCATTTCAGAGGCCAGTTTTGTGTATATTTGATCGACATTTTGAATTGTCAGTTggaatacaacatgattttaggTATCTTCCTCTTGTTCATGATGTTCTTGGCTTGAGGCTTAACAGGTTGAGTGTGCCAGGGGAAAAGGGTGGGATGAGGTCATATGAATTGGATAGTTCTGATCCATTTTGGGTGGCAAATGGGTCCCTGGAGTTTCCTGAAGTTGCAGTGGAAATTGAGACTCAATTGAACAAGTATAAGAAGGATGTTGATGAGGTTAATAGGAGGACTGGAGGAACTGATGGGGCTGAGTTTGATGGGACGGACTTGATTGGGAACACCAAGCATTTGATGAATGCTGTGAACTCTCTGCCTGAATTGACAGAGCGGAAGCAGGTGATTGATAAGCACACAAACATTGCAACTGTTTTGTTGGGTGAGATCAAGGAGAGGTCTCTTGATTCCTATGCGAAAAAAGAGAATGACATGATGGTCAGAGGAGGGATTGATCGGAATGAACTTTTGGGTGTGCTTAGAGGGAAAGGAACCAAGATGGATAAGCTCAGATTTGCAATCATTTACCTTATATGTTCTGAAAGTATTAATCCGTCAGAAGTGGAAGCCATTGAAACTTCTCTAAGGGAGTCTGAGGTTGATACTTGTGCATTCCAGTATGTGAAGAAAATGAAGTCCTTAAATGTGTCATTGGCATCATCAAATTCTGCCAGTCGAAGTAACATTGTTGATTGGGCTGAAAAACTTTATGGGCAGTCAATTAGCGCTGTGACAGCTGGTGTGAAGAATTTATTATCTAGTGATAGGCAGCTGGCATTAACGAGGATTGTGGAAGCTTTGATGGAGGGGAGGCCAAATCCTGATGTGGATTCTTACCTTGTGTTTGATCCTCGAGCTCCCAAGTCAGGCTCTGGGACCAGTGGCAGCCATCTGAAAGGGCCATTTAAAGAAGCTATAGTGTTTATGATCGGTGGTGGTAATTATATGGAGTATGCAAGCTTACAAGAATTTGCACAGCGTCAGCAGCCTGTCAAGCATGTTATATATGGAACAACAGAAATCCTCACTGGAATTGAGTTCGTTGAGCAGCTTACAGTGTTGGGGCAGAAGATGGGATTGGGTAGTACTGTGGCTTCTCCTGCTCCAACCCTCTAG
- the LOC133680616 gene encoding isocitrate dehydrogenase [NAD] regulatory subunit 1, mitochondrial codes for MARRSFSLLKALTKPTTSFSLTPTPTSRSVTYMPRPGDGTPRAVTLIPGDGIGPLVTNAVEQVMQAMHAPVYFEKYEVHGDMNRIPEEVIESIKKNKVCLKGGLRTPVGGGVSSLNVSLRKELDLYASLVNCFNLPGLPTRHENVDIVVIRENTEGEYAGLEHEVVPGVVESLKVITKFCSERIAKYAFEYAYLNNRKTVTAVHKANIMKLADGLFLESCREVAKKYPSIKYTEIIVDNCCMQLVSKPEQFDVMVTPNLYGNLVANTAAGIAGGTGVMPGGNVGADYAVFEQGASAGNVGKEKMVALKKANPVALLLSSAMMLRHLQFPSFADRLETAVKHVISEGKCRTKDLGGDSTTQEVVDAVIANLD; via the exons ATGGCTCGCCGGTCTTTCTCCCTCCTCAAAGCCCTAACCAAACCCACCACCTCCTTCTCTCTAACCCCCACCCCAACTTCCCGGTCCGTTACCTACATGCCGCGACCCGGAGACGGAACACCACGCGCAGTCACCCTCATCCCCGGAGACGGAATCGGGCCTTTAGTCACCAACGCAGTAGAACAAGTAATGCAAGCGATGCACGCACCGGTTTACTTCGAGAAATACGAAGTCCACGGCGACATGAATCGCATTCCGGAAGAAGTTATCGAATcgattaagaaaaacaaagtttgtCTGAAAGGAGGATTGAGGACTCCGGTCGGTGGTGGTGTCAGCTCGCTGAATGTTTCGTTAAGGAAGGAATTGGATTTGTATGCTTCGCTggttaattgttttaatttgccaGGGTTGCCTACACGGCACGAaaatgttgatattgttgttattaGAGAGAATACTGAAGGGGAATACGCTGGGCTTGAGCATGAGGTGGTTCCTGGTGTTGTTGAAAGCCTAAAA GTGATAACAAAGTTTTGCTCGGAGAGAATTGCGAAGTATGCATTtgagtatgcttatttgaaTAATAGGAAGACAGTGACGGCAGTGCATAAGGCAAATATTATGAAACTTGCAGATGGGTTGTTTTTGGAGTCTTGCAGAGAGGTTGCGAAGAAATATCCGAGTATAAAGTATACTGAGATTATTGTGGATAATTGCTGTATGCAGCTGGTTTCGAAACCTGAGCAATTTGATGTGATG GTTACTCCTAATCTTTATGGCAATCTTGTGGCAAATACAGCTGCTGGTATAGCTGGAGGCACTGGTGTCATGCCAGGAG GTAATGTGGGAGCTGATTATGCTGTTTTTGAGCAAGGTGCTTCTGCTGGAAAcgtgggaaaagaaaaaatggtgGCACTAAAGAAGGCAAATCCAGTGGCTTTGCTCCTCTCGTCTGCCATGATGCTGAGACACCTTCAGTTTCCTTCATTTGCTGATAGACTTGAGACTGCAGTGAAGCATGTAATATCTGAGGGGAAGTGTCGAACCAAAGACCTTGGTGGAGACAGCACCACACAAGAGGTGGTTGATGCTGTCATTGCTAATCTGGACTGA